Proteins encoded within one genomic window of Sphingobacteriales bacterium:
- a CDS encoding manganese efflux pump has protein sequence MDTLSLFLIAIGLSFDTFAVSVSNGLKDKELSFVNAFKIAFSLALFQSLMPVMGWLFGSTIKTYFEAIDHWIAFSLLLLIGLKMIYDGLFSKSENKNLNPLHLPTLLMLSLATSIDALVVGFGFAFLEINIVAAALIIAFTTGIVAMLGMLFGKKISGAVGNFAEILGGIILIGIGVRILLMHILP, from the coding sequence ATGGATACGCTAAGCCTGTTTTTAATTGCAATCGGACTTTCTTTTGATACATTTGCTGTTTCGGTTTCGAACGGACTCAAAGACAAGGAACTCAGCTTTGTCAATGCCTTTAAAATTGCATTTTCACTTGCTCTTTTTCAATCACTTATGCCTGTGATGGGCTGGTTGTTTGGCAGCACAATAAAAACTTATTTTGAAGCAATCGACCATTGGATTGCTTTCTCGTTATTGCTGCTTATTGGCTTAAAAATGATTTATGACGGTTTGTTTTCAAAATCTGAAAACAAAAACCTCAATCCGCTTCATTTACCTACACTTTTAATGTTGTCGCTGGCCACAAGTATCGATGCATTGGTGGTAGGATTCGGATTTGCTTTTCTTGAAATTAATATTGTAGCGGCTGCTCTGATCATAGCTTTTACCACCGGAATTGTTGCCATGCTGGGAATGTTGTTTGGCAAAAAAATAAGCGGTGCTGTCGGGAATTTTGCTGAAATACTTGGCGGAATAATTCTGATAGGAATAGGAGTCAGAATTCTGTTAATGCATATACTTCCCTGA
- a CDS encoding c-type cytochrome yields the protein MKILMLSIISLTLILFSLPKSKAQEWTVPPDESKLTSPLPFTAENIAQGEEIYQKNCKSCHGDPGKNNPLAGLNPVPPDFASEKYQKNTDGDLFYKITNGRGTMPQFKAILSEEQRWMVIAYARSFNPDYKPSGNTVAAQEIKGAVTFDVQVNEATRKIIIKATKTEENQEVKPLAEESLKLFVKRYFGKLQFATVRTNQEGVAIADFPKNIRGDTFGYCTLIVKAGSSEATIEKVKIGKPFTPPDIYAKRSLWSWNAHTQWWIILSYLGVVLGVWATILYVVYLISRIPKAGIS from the coding sequence ATGAAAATATTAATGCTCAGTATTATTAGTTTAACGTTAATATTATTCTCCCTGCCTAAATCGAAAGCACAGGAATGGACTGTTCCTCCGGATGAATCAAAACTGACAAGTCCGCTACCGTTTACAGCCGAAAACATTGCCCAGGGAGAAGAAATTTACCAGAAAAACTGTAAATCGTGTCATGGAGATCCCGGCAAAAATAATCCATTGGCCGGCCTGAATCCGGTTCCTCCCGATTTTGCTTCTGAAAAGTATCAGAAAAATACCGATGGCGATTTGTTTTATAAAATTACCAATGGCAGAGGAACCATGCCTCAGTTTAAAGCTATTTTATCTGAAGAGCAACGCTGGATGGTCATTGCTTATGCAAGGTCATTTAATCCTGATTACAAACCATCAGGAAATACTGTAGCTGCTCAGGAAATCAAAGGTGCAGTCACTTTTGATGTGCAGGTAAATGAAGCTACCCGAAAGATAATTATAAAAGCAACCAAAACAGAAGAAAATCAGGAAGTTAAACCTTTGGCTGAGGAATCATTGAAATTATTTGTCAAAAGGTATTTCGGCAAATTGCAGTTTGCTACTGTCAGAACCAATCAGGAAGGGGTTGCCATTGCCGATTTCCCCAAAAATATCAGGGGAGATACCTTTGGCTATTGTACACTGATTGTTAAAGCAGGTTCCAGTGAAGCCACCATCGAAAAGGTAAAAATCGGTAAGCCCTTTACGCCTCCTGATATATATGCCAAAAGGTCATTGTGGTCGTGGAATGCACATACACAATGGTGGATTATTTTATCCTATCTGGGTGTGGTTTTAGGTGTCTGGGCTACCATTCTGTATGTGGTTTATCTGATTTCAAGGATACCAAAAGCCGGTATTTCCTGA